AATTGCCTCACATATTGTAAAAGTGATAATGGTGTATTTTCGTTGCTTTTGACTATCGATTAAACACTTTAAGCAACAATTAGTTGTGATTTCTAAttaagctatatatatatatatactttatgAACCAATTTTGGGTTGGTTGTTGCCAAAGACCTTATTAGTTGTAGTGAAAAATGAATGACCAATATCGAGTCACTTACTATATGAAGGGATGAACACCAACCTTTCTACGATGTTAGGCCGTCTTTAGCCCAAGGCAACCAAAACAGTTGCGCGCCTTAGGCCTCATCACCCTCATGTTTGGGGGGAGGCCTCATACTTATTCAAGCAAATACTTCAATAGCTCAGGCTACCGGCATTGTATGATTAGCAAATATTTTAAAAGCCTAAGATGATATTAAAACATAAAATTCAGATACAATCACATGTATGTGTGCTGATTAATGTTGTAGAATtagagaaattaaaattattttctctGTCTATGAAAAGCTTCCTCTTTCTATCCATTAAGTCAAGCATGTTAATTTGATATACTctacatatttttttgtactctcttgtaaatatatatatatatatatatagtccttatccagagtgaagcttgactctgaaattacatagtgaagtttctattttggcacagttttcggtcaaatgttttcaccataagtgatttaatatttaggtatgttattcaaaatcatctctacaaagtttcatccaatttgataatggtttgagctttcaaaattgagatttacacaaatggttcacgttgaacagttttaattcatttattgatttaatctaatttcaataccttaacgatgtccgaattagatgaaattttatagagatgatcttgaatatcatatctaaatattgaatcgcttatggtgaaaatatttgaccgaaaagtgtgctaaaattagaacttcactctataatttcagagtgaagcttcactctagatagagactatatatatatagctctgAACTCAAACATTGTATGATAAGCAAACATATAACAAAGCCTAAGATGATATTAAAACATAAAAGTTAGAAacaatcacatatatgtgtgCTAATTAACGCTGTAGAATTAATGAAgtcaaaattattttctctttttttatgAAAAGCTTCCTCTTTCTATTCATTAAGTTAAGCATGTTAATTTGATATACTCGACATATTTTGTTGTACTCTTATAGCTCATGCCTCAGGCATTGTATGATCAACAAACATTTTACAAATCTAAGATGTTattaaaacataaaatttAGAAACAATCACAtgtcatatatatgtgtgCTGGTTAATTTTGTAGAATTAAAGAagttaaaattattttctttttgtttatgaAAAGCTTCTTCTTTCTATCCATTATGTCAAGCATGTTAATTTGATCTACTCTATATATTCTGTTGTACTCTctgccttatatatatagagtaacatctcgttaaattaatacccgattaattaataatttggttaaaataatattttttgtcAATCCTGACTCAGGACTAACGTGTAAAACTAATATttcactaaatttataagataatagaaattCGAGATTTCACATGCACTCCATCAGCTATACAAATTGATAATGTCTTATTGCATATAGATAATAATACATTTATGAGTACTTTGTAAAGTACGACTCATTTGTTACTtgttttttcttgaaaatgatGCTACTTTGAACCTCATTATgctattttaatttcttaatgTGATAGGAACTTTTGGTGTGTTTTTCTGTTAGCACAACAAGAAATTATATCCAATGTTTTTCGAATAAAATAGTGAATTTGATAATGTATATGTAATATAAATAGTGTAATATACATCGAACAAATTAATacatttttaaaaatttaCACAAGAAATGATCAATGTAGTACATAGAAAAAAGTACAAcatttattttctaaaaatatttattatacattttgatatattaaattaatttatcgatatattaataACGCGTTAGATTAATAATTATTGAAATACAATGGTTAGATCTTGTACAAATGTCTTTCTAACATGTCGACGTCTTGGGCGTCGTTTCATACTGGGAGTTTGGCACAACCTTCTAGGATGCAAGCTAGTTTGAATCACTATTTGGAGTTCAGCTAGCTTCCAAAGCATTGGCCAAACCTAGAGCCCCAACATAGCAACATAGCTTATTCCAAACCAAGAGCCAAACCAAAGGGCTTTATCATGTTCTTAGGCTGTTGTATACGTATATATACCGCAAGTGGCCTCACTTTAAGTTGTGGACTTGTTGTTTCTCGGGCATGAATGCATTTTGTTTATAGTATTTGAATGATTTGATGAAGGTCTCCCCCTAGTGCTTTACATTTCTCATATCTAGTATTTTACAAAATACATAATATGGAGGTCTGAGGACTGCAGCTATTGAGTTGATACACTTTCATTTGAGCAGAAATTAACATCATAAGTCTGACAGAATTTTATACTGAAGAAAGAATATTTAAACTGACATTAATTCATTTATGTTATTACTCAATCTCAAAAAAATACAGACACACTAGCTAGCTAATTTCCTTCTTAAAAAGATTAGCTAAATCAACGACATTGTGAATATGAGTCATACTTCGAGGATTGCATTATTTGCATGTGTACTAGATATGAGAAATCACAATGGTcgacatacatacatataataTAACTGCAACCGTGTTAAACATAGCAATCTAGCAAATTCACATGCATGCATAATCTAATCGATCAATGTgaccagagaataatggtcggTCTTGACCGTCTTGAGCAAGACACTGTTGGAAGTGTGCATGTGGACTGGCCCCTTATAAAGCTGTGTAGTAGATCACTCAACCAGTTAATTCGACATAACATCCACTAGTTTCCTGATAGATGGAGTtcattaatatattatttatatatgtgcCAAATATCACTTGGATATATACTATTAATTTAGGGGTATTTCATTATACACCCAATTTTCTAATCCCATTCTAATCTAAACTCACTCCCACAATTTTGACAATTAGTCCAAActattaggttttattttaagaaaaattacataaattgTCACAAGTAAAATCTGTTAACTATAAGCCAATTACCAAAAATAACGTAATAATTAAATACCTTAATTGTAGATCTTTCTCATTTTTCAATTTAtccatttttattaaatttatcatgatgatcatattGATGTAGTTTTCCTAattgaaatattttaataaattttatttttggataATCTAaactttctattttagagGTAATGTTTAATCTTATTTGCCCAAATAAaagttgatttgatttttactttttctttaCCTATATATTAGGATTATTTTGCTCGTCAACCTATTtcttaagtatatatatatgatgcgaGTTAACTATGTACATTAGCTTGAAAGTCTTTATCAATGACTATTCATTAAGATACCTGATTATCAGACCTTTTTTGTAAGATACTTGAATAATAGATATTTTGCTCTCTTTGTTAGGTTACTTACTATGTTATACCTatatttgaagaagaaaacacCTTGCATTTAGGTTAAACTCGAACctcaattacatatatattagctATATTTGTAGGTAAAACTACGAATGTGGTAGAAGACAGAAATCACAGAACAAAAGACATACTTTACAAGTAGACATTTTTAGTGTAAGTAGACAAACACCAAATGTGAATCTAGAAGTGAAAACAAAATTACTAAAAACAATTTGTGAATTTTTTGATCTAATCACATACcctattattttctttcaaaactcaGATGTTCTTCATAAGCACAAGTAAGAAGTATGGTATGCATGCTTGCCTAGACAAACATCTTCTCTCTAGATTTTGAAGCCATAATTggattttataaaataaaaaaaaggataCTATTAAAATGACTCAATGGAAatattttgacatatatagAGTAATCACTTGAATTTAATAGAGTAATCAATTATGGGAaggaaaatgaatttgaattaCAAGCAACTATAATCAAGGAAGATTTGTGTACTCATGTTAAAAGAGCAACATAATCAATCTATGGTTCATATTGGGTGTAGATTAAAAAAGATTATATGTGTGGATCTAATTTTAAAAGACATCTCCATTATTGAGCTTATCTCTAATTTGCTcattaatttaaaaagaaaaatcacttGGATAATCGATATATATCGACTCGGAGTAGATCCCGAGTAGATCAATcccatgttttttttatgcaAATTAAAGATCAACCTCATGTTGTTCACATGTTCTGTATATGATTGCTGCATGCATGTGAGCACGTCGGCAATTTTGGTTCTCTcaaacttttattttgtttctcaGAAGAAAATGATTGAAATAACAGAACAAAATGTCAAGTACGTACGTAGACGCATAACTAGAAACGGTGGGGAGTAGTTTTCGTCCGtctcagaaaaaaaaagaaaaaaaaacaatgtcGGTGTCCTGCTGAATGCCAAGAGAAAACATGAAATTCTCTTAATTACGACATTCAATGTAATATGAGTCTATGGCACTTGACCTGGAAGAAGgatacatattatatatatcaaagttGAAAGGTAGTTCTGAGATTCTGATTCCTACTCATGGCTCTGCAACCACACAATATATGTATGGTGACGTACGTACACCTCAAAATCAACCAAACACAAAGCTGGTGACGCGTACGCTCCATCATATTTCCCTTAACTGAAGATGAAGAATTCTAATTTGGTTAGAAATCTAGGATGCATCACGCAACCAAACAGAAAACGTCATTGATGACCATATATTCTGAAATCTAAAGCTCTCATCACTAACCCActaaatgcatatatatagctaGCCAGAGTCCATTCATACATGTAGTAGCTAGTAATTCCAGAACTATTTCAGTGCTAGCAGCAAGAGAATCAAAGAGTGTAAGAGAATGGGTTTTGCTAAGGAACACATAGTGATGCTACCATTCTTGGCTCAAGGCCATCTGATCCCATTTCTAGCCCTTGCCAAGAAAATCCAGCACAGAACTGGCTTCAGCATCACCATAGCCACCACCGCACTCAACGCTCAATACCTTCGTTCTGCACAACCCAACACCAACATCCACTTGGCCGAGCTTCCCTTCCACAGCGAAGATTATGGCCTCCCGCCCAACACGGAGAACACAGAGGATTTACCTCTTCATTTAATCGGCAACCTCTTCGTTGCGTCGCAACATCTCGAAGCTCCGACTCGCCGTATGGTCTCCGACATCACCGAGAAGGAAGGTAAGCCCCCGCTTTGTTTAATTTCCGACGTGTTTTTTGGGTGGGCTGTGAATGTTGCCAAAAGCTCTGGCACTGTGAATATCGCTTTCACCACCAGTGGGGCTTATGGCACGGCAGCGTACATGTCACTCTGGCAACATCTCCCTCAGCGTAGTGTGTCTTCAGACGATGAGGAGTTTCACCTTCCGGGGTTCCCCGAACGGTGTCGCTTGACGCCGTCTCACTTGCACCCGTTTCTGAGAGCCGCCGACGGTAATGATTCTTGGTCGAGATATTTCCAGCCGCAGATCGCGCTCGCGACGAAGTCTGGTGGTTGGATATGCAACACGGTTGAGGAAATCGAGCCGTTTGGACTAGAGGTGTTGCGAGATTACCTTAAGGTTCCTGTTTGGTCTATATTGGCTTCGAACATTTCCAGCAAAAAATATTCCGGCAAGAAATCTGGAGTTTCAACCGAGAAATGCATAGAGTGGCTGGACTCGCACGCTTCTGAATCCGTGGTGTATATCTCGTTTGGTTCTCAGAACACGATCAGTGCTTCCCAGATGATGGAATTGGCCAAAGGGTTGGAAAAGAGCGGGAAGCCGTTTGTGTGGGTCATAAGGCCGCCGGTGGGTCAAGACTTAAAGGGAGAATTCCGACCGGAATGGCTGCCGGAACGTTACGAGGAGCGTATGAGGGAGACGAAGCAGGGGCTGCTGATACACAACTGGGCGCCACAGCTTGACATACTGGCACACACGGCGACGCGGGCGTTTGTGAGTCACTGCGGGTGGAACTCGGTGGTGGAAAGCTTAAGCAGAGGAGTGCCGATCATTGGGTGGCCGCTGGCGGCGGAGCAGTCGTATAACTCGAAGATGTTGGTGGAGGAGATGGGAGTGAGTGTGGAGCTGACGAGGGGTGTTAAGAGTAATGTGGTGGCAGAGGAGGTGAGGAGAGTGATTGAGTTGGTAGTCAATGAGAATGGGGAGGGTGGTGAGATGAGGAGGAAGGCTGGTGAGATTATGGGGAAGATAAGAGGAGCTGCAGGGGAGGATGGTGAAGCAATGGGATCTTCTGCTGAAGCCATGGATGATTTAGTTTCTAAACTTCTATCACAAAGAGAAGGAATAGTATCAGAAATTCCATAATTATGTATTTTTCAATTAGGAGGGAAGCAGAATTATGAATGTGGCATTTCTGTCTTCTGACGACTTAGAATTTGCTCCTAGGCTTTGCGAAATTGAGATTGTGCACTGAAGTTTAATTGAATGAAACCAAACATTCTGGCATATATAGCTGTGTTTCAACTACGGATGAGATTCTTTGCATGTACACACAATGCATTGGTTAAACGCGCCGGCTTAGtgtgttttaacttttaaccAACG
This is a stretch of genomic DNA from Argentina anserina chromosome 4, drPotAnse1.1, whole genome shotgun sequence. It encodes these proteins:
- the LOC126790835 gene encoding crocetin glucosyltransferase 3-like, giving the protein MGFAKEHIVMLPFLAQGHLIPFLALAKKIQHRTGFSITIATTALNAQYLRSAQPNTNIHLAELPFHSEDYGLPPNTENTEDLPLHLIGNLFVASQHLEAPTRRMVSDITEKEGKPPLCLISDVFFGWAVNVAKSSGTVNIAFTTSGAYGTAAYMSLWQHLPQRSVSSDDEEFHLPGFPERCRLTPSHLHPFLRAADGNDSWSRYFQPQIALATKSGGWICNTVEEIEPFGLEVLRDYLKVPVWSILASNISSKKYSGKKSGVSTEKCIEWLDSHASESVVYISFGSQNTISASQMMELAKGLEKSGKPFVWVIRPPVGQDLKGEFRPEWLPERYEERMRETKQGLLIHNWAPQLDILAHTATRAFVSHCGWNSVVESLSRGVPIIGWPLAAEQSYNSKMLVEEMGVSVELTRGVKSNVVAEEVRRVIELVVNENGEGGEMRRKAGEIMGKIRGAAGEDGEAMGSSAEAMDDLVSKLLSQREGIVSEIP